One region of Leptolyngbya sp. NIES-3755 genomic DNA includes:
- a CDS encoding beta-ketoacyl synthase (similar to AA sequence:cyanobase_aa:Ava_4108), which produces MSDHDRLSDDYQPISTLVDLLRWRASSQPDSSTYRFLTDGELEAVSLTNRELDIRARSIAAQLQQIGAEKVPVLLLYPPGIDYIAAFFGCLYAGAIAVPAYPPRPNRSAARLQAIVDDAQPSIILTTTAVLGHANRLATRHQPHWIATDVLTDGATDWQSPQIQSDAIAFLQYTSGSTAAPKGVMVTHANLLHNLSLIHHQFGVTSESSGVIWLPPYHDMGLIGGILQPLYSQFSVTLFSPVLFLQKPVRWLSAISHDRATISGGPNFAYELCIDKITPEERATLDLSCWEVAFSGAEPIRAETLERFATYFAPCGFRQQALYPCYGMAEATLFVSGGAKQAPPIFQSVESQALAENRIVVSSHKPDSQRLVGCGTAAPDQQILIVDPETRTLCTPNRVGEIWVAGSSVAQGYWNQPERTKDTFRASLAEVKDSSFLRTGDLGFLKEGELFVTGRLKDLIIIRGRNYYPQDIELTVEQSHPALRSGCAAAFSVDVAGEERLVVAQEMERHGLKTLKLDEVIRTIRQAISEQHELQVYAVLLLKMGSLPKTSSGKVQRYACKQGFLDHSLQLIGDWVEDSRSTEFSQLQHEIDALHQQLEETIQPHSHLTAEAIQAWLIDQIAQRSHLPSNQVNIHEPFVQYGLDSVAAVSISGELEKRLGKRLSPTLVYDYPTIALLADYLAGNAITPASIQEKNLTHATEPIAIVGLGCRFPGANDPDAFWELLHRGIDAITRVPNDRWNADALYTADAPEPGKMTTCWGGFLDQVDQFDADFFEISPREAKYIDPQQRLLLEVAWEALEQAGQSPAQLAGSQTGVFIGISSSDYARLLASDVTQLNAYSGTGNAISIAANRLSYWFDLRGPSLAIDTACSSSLVAVHTACQSLRAGECNLALAGGVNLMLSPELTIAFSQAQMMSKEGRCKTFDASADGYVRGEGCGVVVLKRLSDALEDGNQILAIVRGSAINQDGRSNGITAPNGLSQQAVIRQALDNAGVLPNQIDYIEAHGTGTPLGDPIEINALQTVLGENRSPEQICRIGSVKTNIGHLESAAGIAGLIKVVLALQHQEIPPHLHIETINPYITLEAPFAIATQSRSWLPNNQPRLAGVSAFGFGGTNAHIIVEEAPKSAFVPAAIERPCHLFTLSAKSQTALQALVHRYQTVLTQPNLSLADLCFTANTGRSQFTHRLAIVASSTDQLSQQLDTLSEQSCFNQRPKIAFLFSGQGAQAIGMGRQLYETQPMFRQILDECEARLQPYLEVPLLSVLYRDPTLAPLLHQTAYTQPALFVLEYALAQLWLSWGVLPDVVMGHSVGEYVAACIAGVFSLEDGLKLVAERARLMQALPQDGIMAAVFAEIATVQAAIAPHRDQVAIAAVNSPENTVISGNRLAVEAVLQQFKAMGIRCQPLTVSHAFHSPAMQPMLESFQQIAGEVFYTAPHRKLVSNLTGTLFDATTIPDAAYWCRHLREPVQFALGMQTLQKECSAFIEIGPGSTLLNLGRRCLSPETGHWFPSLQSGEEDWRSLLTSLGGLYGLGVEVDWDAFDQGYPRRRLSLPTYPFQRQRYWLDSLKSDWNLHHEQSHPLLGHRVHLAQSPNDHSWEIALGSEQLPYLKDHRLQGTAVLSVSTYVEIAIAAAKQALGAETPQIADLTLHAALPILPQPRTVQISLCDRGNGSVDFQVNSCSAAVNGSSPQWIRHATAVLLP; this is translated from the coding sequence ATGAGTGATCATGATCGTCTATCAGATGACTATCAACCCATTTCTACACTTGTGGATCTGTTACGCTGGAGAGCATCCTCCCAGCCTGATAGCTCAACTTACAGGTTTTTGACAGATGGCGAATTAGAAGCCGTTTCGTTAACGAATCGAGAATTAGACATTCGGGCACGTTCTATTGCGGCACAGCTCCAACAGATTGGAGCGGAAAAAGTGCCTGTATTGCTGCTCTATCCACCTGGTATTGACTACATTGCAGCATTTTTTGGTTGCCTATACGCGGGAGCGATCGCAGTGCCAGCCTATCCGCCTCGTCCTAATCGATCGGCAGCCCGATTGCAGGCGATCGTGGATGATGCACAACCCAGCATTATTCTTACAACAACGGCTGTTTTAGGTCACGCAAATCGTTTGGCTACCCGTCATCAACCCCATTGGATCGCAACGGATGTACTGACAGATGGTGCAACTGATTGGCAGTCACCGCAAATTCAATCGGATGCGATCGCTTTTCTGCAATACACCTCTGGCTCAACGGCTGCGCCCAAGGGAGTCATGGTTACTCATGCAAACCTGCTGCACAATTTGAGCCTAATTCATCATCAGTTTGGTGTGACCTCAGAGAGTAGCGGTGTAATCTGGCTGCCGCCCTATCACGATATGGGCTTAATCGGCGGGATATTGCAGCCGCTCTACAGCCAATTCAGCGTGACGCTGTTTTCCCCGGTTCTATTTCTGCAAAAACCAGTTCGTTGGCTATCAGCAATTTCTCACGATCGAGCGACCATCAGCGGCGGTCCTAATTTTGCCTACGAACTTTGCATCGATAAAATTACTCCAGAGGAACGCGCCACCCTAGATTTAAGCTGCTGGGAAGTGGCATTTAGCGGAGCAGAACCGATTCGCGCTGAAACTTTAGAACGATTTGCGACCTACTTTGCACCTTGTGGATTTCGTCAACAGGCGCTCTATCCCTGCTATGGCATGGCGGAGGCGACGCTGTTTGTTTCTGGAGGAGCCAAGCAAGCGCCGCCTATTTTTCAAAGCGTTGAGAGTCAAGCGCTGGCAGAAAATCGCATTGTTGTATCCTCACACAAGCCCGACAGTCAGCGGCTAGTAGGCTGTGGAACGGCGGCACCAGATCAGCAGATTCTAATTGTTGATCCAGAGACGCGAACTCTGTGCACTCCCAATCGAGTGGGCGAAATTTGGGTAGCGGGGTCTAGCGTAGCGCAAGGCTATTGGAATCAACCTGAAAGAACCAAAGATACCTTTCGAGCATCCCTTGCAGAGGTGAAGGATAGTTCCTTTTTACGAACGGGAGATCTGGGATTTCTCAAGGAGGGTGAACTATTTGTCACAGGTCGATTAAAAGATTTGATCATCATTCGAGGTCGGAATTACTACCCCCAAGATATTGAATTGACAGTTGAGCAAAGTCATCCTGCGCTGCGATCGGGTTGTGCGGCTGCGTTTTCAGTGGATGTGGCAGGCGAGGAGCGTCTAGTCGTTGCTCAGGAAATGGAGCGACATGGCTTGAAAACGCTCAAGCTCGATGAAGTGATCAGGACGATCCGTCAAGCGATTTCTGAGCAGCATGAACTTCAGGTTTATGCAGTTCTTTTGCTGAAAATGGGGAGTTTGCCAAAAACTTCTAGCGGTAAGGTTCAGCGTTATGCCTGTAAGCAAGGATTTCTGGATCATTCGCTTCAACTAATTGGAGATTGGGTAGAAGATTCTCGTAGTACAGAATTTTCACAGTTACAGCATGAGATTGATGCGCTTCACCAACAGTTAGAAGAGACCATTCAACCTCATTCTCATCTAACGGCGGAAGCAATTCAAGCTTGGTTAATTGACCAAATTGCTCAACGATCGCACTTACCCTCCAATCAAGTCAATATTCACGAACCTTTTGTGCAGTATGGACTCGATTCGGTTGCCGCTGTCAGTATTTCAGGTGAGCTAGAGAAACGATTGGGAAAACGGCTTTCCCCAACATTGGTTTATGACTATCCCACGATCGCTTTACTAGCGGACTATTTAGCTGGAAATGCTATTACACCTGCCTCTATTCAGGAGAAAAACCTGACCCACGCCACGGAACCGATCGCGATCGTAGGTTTGGGTTGTCGCTTTCCAGGTGCAAATGATCCAGATGCTTTTTGGGAATTGCTGCATCGTGGCATTGACGCAATTACACGAGTGCCAAACGATCGTTGGAACGCAGATGCACTTTATACAGCAGATGCTCCAGAACCAGGAAAGATGACAACCTGTTGGGGTGGCTTTTTAGATCAAGTCGATCAGTTTGATGCCGACTTTTTTGAAATCTCTCCGCGTGAGGCAAAGTATATTGATCCACAGCAGCGATTGCTTCTGGAAGTTGCTTGGGAAGCTCTAGAACAGGCGGGACAATCTCCTGCCCAGTTAGCAGGTAGCCAAACCGGAGTCTTTATTGGCATCAGCAGCAGTGATTATGCCCGATTGCTTGCCAGTGATGTTACTCAGCTTAATGCTTATTCGGGAACTGGCAATGCGATTAGTATTGCAGCAAATCGGCTGTCCTATTGGTTCGATTTGCGCGGTCCCAGTTTGGCGATCGACACTGCCTGTTCCTCTTCTCTAGTCGCTGTGCATACGGCTTGCCAAAGTTTGCGGGCTGGGGAATGCAATTTAGCACTGGCGGGCGGCGTGAATTTGATGTTGTCGCCAGAGTTAACGATCGCGTTTTCTCAAGCGCAAATGATGTCAAAGGAGGGTCGCTGCAAAACATTTGATGCTAGTGCAGATGGCTATGTTCGTGGGGAAGGCTGCGGGGTTGTGGTTCTTAAACGCCTGTCTGATGCGTTAGAAGACGGCAACCAGATTCTAGCAATAGTACGGGGTTCAGCGATTAATCAAGATGGTCGCAGCAATGGAATAACGGCTCCAAATGGACTCTCCCAGCAAGCAGTGATTCGTCAGGCATTGGACAATGCTGGCGTGCTTCCCAATCAAATTGATTACATTGAGGCGCATGGAACGGGAACTCCGTTGGGCGATCCGATCGAAATCAATGCACTACAAACTGTACTAGGAGAAAACCGCTCTCCAGAGCAGATTTGCAGAATTGGCTCAGTCAAAACTAACATTGGGCATTTAGAGTCTGCTGCCGGAATTGCAGGGTTGATTAAAGTGGTATTGGCTTTACAGCATCAAGAGATTCCGCCGCATTTGCATATAGAGACTATCAATCCCTACATTACGTTGGAAGCTCCGTTTGCGATCGCAACTCAGTCTCGATCGTGGCTTCCAAACAATCAGCCGCGTTTGGCAGGCGTTAGTGCTTTCGGTTTTGGAGGCACCAATGCTCATATCATTGTTGAGGAAGCACCGAAATCTGCGTTTGTCCCTGCTGCGATCGAGCGTCCGTGTCATTTGTTCACGCTCTCTGCTAAAAGTCAAACAGCGTTACAGGCATTAGTTCACCGTTACCAAACTGTTCTGACACAGCCCAATCTATCTCTGGCAGATCTTTGTTTTACGGCAAATACTGGACGATCGCAATTCACGCACCGTTTAGCGATCGTTGCTTCCTCCACGGATCAGCTTTCACAACAGTTAGACACTTTATCCGAACAATCCTGTTTCAATCAGCGCCCCAAAATTGCCTTCTTGTTTAGCGGACAGGGAGCGCAAGCGATCGGCATGGGGCGGCAACTGTACGAAACTCAACCGATGTTCCGGCAAATTCTAGACGAGTGTGAGGCGCGATTGCAGCCTTACCTGGAGGTGCCGCTACTGTCGGTACTTTATCGAGATCCTACACTGGCTCCACTGTTGCACCAAACGGCTTACACTCAGCCAGCTTTATTTGTATTGGAATATGCTTTAGCACAGCTTTGGTTGTCTTGGGGAGTGTTGCCAGATGTAGTGATGGGGCACAGTGTAGGGGAGTATGTAGCTGCCTGCATTGCTGGAGTCTTTAGTTTAGAAGATGGGCTGAAATTAGTGGCTGAACGGGCACGTCTCATGCAAGCCCTGCCTCAAGACGGCATCATGGCAGCAGTATTTGCCGAGATTGCAACCGTTCAAGCTGCGATCGCACCTCATCGCGATCAAGTTGCGATCGCGGCAGTCAATAGTCCCGAAAACACGGTGATTTCAGGGAATCGATTGGCTGTCGAGGCAGTTTTGCAGCAATTCAAAGCAATGGGAATTCGTTGCCAACCCTTGACGGTTTCCCACGCCTTCCACTCTCCCGCCATGCAACCGATGCTGGAGTCATTTCAGCAAATCGCTGGGGAAGTTTTCTACACCGCTCCACATCGAAAGCTTGTCTCAAACCTGACTGGAACGCTGTTTGATGCCACCACAATTCCTGATGCTGCCTACTGGTGCCGCCACTTGCGGGAACCCGTGCAATTTGCTCTAGGAATGCAAACTCTGCAAAAGGAATGCTCTGCTTTTATAGAAATTGGTCCAGGTTCAACCCTGTTGAATTTAGGGCGACGCTGTTTATCGCCGGAAACTGGGCACTGGTTTCCATCGTTGCAATCGGGAGAAGAAGACTGGCGATCGCTACTGACTAGCTTGGGAGGATTGTATGGTCTGGGTGTTGAGGTAGATTGGGATGCTTTTGACCAAGGCTATCCCCGTCGTCGTTTATCTTTGCCAACCTATCCGTTTCAGCGACAGCGCTATTGGCTTGACTCGTTAAAGTCTGACTGGAACCTGCATCATGAGCAGAGC
- a CDS encoding ferric aerobactin receptor, putative (similar to AA sequence:cyanobase_aa:AM1_3358), producing MKQQLSSYLWLVGAIPVFAAPFIYAEVAIAAPVLTTGSLKASTPPIPRLNEVARPHTRANLLTQDAAPVERPASGTIEVRGVRLNQTEQGFEVLLEVPSGQTLQAQTRTEGSVLIADIPNAVLVLPEGREFRSEKPAPGISNLTVTQIEPTKIRVTVTGTAAAPFAEIVPDAAGLILSVEPDDGSEEEVVVTATRTAEPLSNLPRSVTVIPREQIQQQSALTNNLPDLLGKLVPGLGPPTQRNLTRGLTLRGRQALVLIDGVPQNPNSGFQTELNTIDPSAIERVEVVRGPSALYGRGATGGIINIITRRATTQRLESQVSVGVRNDLGAFSSDGFGYNLQYGLSGKEGPIDITVRASLNESGSFFDANGDRIPPTGINDVTSSGLLAKLGIDIDSQQRLQLSYNIYNESFDTAFRSDPIVFSIPGLQTARAQRFPVQYGREPKQTNQVANLTYTHQNIFGSQVTAQLFFRDTNLVQPFTDLRGRPFPAFFPALWQTSLDSQELGARLQIQTPFSTAFNLLWGVDYSYEENSRPVLISDTSIFDRTRTLTASSTRPQTPFYTLNNLGLFAQLQWNLSPQLLLSGGLRYDNFSYEVGDYELAFAAPGIRRGGSADNSGISFNTGIVYKITPQTSVFASFAQGFSLPDLGTAFSSVAPRASIRGSNLLEPQKVDSFELGIRGNWGTVQASLAGFYSTSDLGATVRILPDGTTELQRAPQRNYGLEATLDWQPTPKWSLGSTLTWSEGENDTNNDDDFLALSSLQVPPLKLSFYVENETLPNWRNRLQLLLVGNRDRAFDDRIDPFRIESYTTVDFLSSLKLGQGTLELGVENLLDNQYLPLSSQERTGLLENLRFASRGRTIFLRYAITF from the coding sequence GTGAAACAGCAGCTATCAAGCTATCTTTGGCTAGTTGGAGCTATTCCTGTCTTTGCCGCGCCGTTTATCTATGCCGAGGTAGCGATCGCCGCACCTGTGTTAACAACTGGCAGTCTAAAGGCTTCTACACCTCCAATTCCACGTCTGAACGAAGTTGCTCGTCCTCATACTCGTGCGAATCTGCTGACGCAAGATGCTGCACCCGTCGAGCGTCCTGCATCAGGTACGATCGAGGTTCGAGGCGTGAGGCTCAACCAGACCGAGCAAGGTTTTGAAGTTCTCCTGGAAGTTCCCTCTGGGCAAACGCTACAAGCTCAAACCCGCACAGAAGGATCTGTACTAATCGCAGACATTCCCAATGCAGTGTTGGTACTGCCAGAGGGTCGGGAATTTCGATCGGAGAAGCCTGCCCCAGGGATCTCAAACTTGACGGTGACTCAGATTGAGCCAACCAAAATTCGGGTAACGGTGACGGGAACAGCGGCAGCACCCTTTGCAGAAATTGTGCCGGATGCGGCTGGACTGATTTTGAGCGTTGAGCCAGATGATGGATCAGAAGAAGAAGTCGTTGTCACTGCCACCCGGACAGCAGAACCGCTATCGAATCTGCCTCGCTCTGTAACAGTTATTCCGCGTGAGCAAATTCAGCAGCAATCAGCCCTCACCAACAATCTGCCAGATCTACTTGGAAAACTGGTGCCTGGTCTAGGACCTCCCACCCAGCGGAACCTGACCAGAGGACTGACTCTGCGCGGTCGGCAGGCATTAGTTCTGATTGATGGAGTACCGCAAAACCCAAATAGCGGGTTTCAAACAGAATTAAATACGATCGACCCTAGTGCCATTGAGCGGGTTGAGGTAGTTCGGGGTCCCTCTGCACTCTACGGACGTGGTGCTACCGGGGGCATCATCAATATCATTACGCGCCGCGCTACCACACAGCGACTAGAAAGCCAAGTTTCTGTCGGTGTCCGCAATGATCTCGGTGCGTTTTCTAGTGATGGATTTGGCTATAACTTGCAGTACGGCTTATCGGGGAAAGAAGGTCCGATCGACATTACCGTTCGAGCTTCCCTGAACGAAAGCGGCAGCTTTTTCGATGCCAATGGCGATCGCATTCCTCCCACTGGAATTAATGATGTCACTAGCTCGGGGTTGCTCGCAAAGCTGGGAATTGATATTGATTCCCAGCAGCGACTGCAACTGAGCTACAACATTTACAACGAATCGTTTGATACTGCATTTCGCTCAGACCCGATCGTCTTTTCAATTCCGGGACTGCAAACCGCCAGAGCACAAAGATTTCCGGTGCAATACGGGAGAGAACCGAAACAAACTAATCAAGTTGCTAATTTGACTTACACGCACCAGAATATCTTTGGTTCTCAGGTGACAGCGCAACTCTTTTTCCGCGACACGAATTTGGTTCAACCTTTCACAGACCTGCGGGGACGACCGTTTCCCGCCTTTTTTCCAGCCCTTTGGCAAACTAGCCTAGACAGTCAGGAGCTAGGAGCGCGGCTGCAAATTCAAACGCCCTTCTCGACAGCGTTCAATTTGCTATGGGGTGTGGATTACAGTTATGAGGAAAATAGCCGCCCTGTACTGATTTCAGATACATCAATTTTCGATCGTACCCGTACTCTAACAGCAAGTAGCACCCGTCCACAGACACCATTCTATACATTAAACAACCTGGGCTTGTTTGCTCAACTGCAATGGAATCTAAGCCCACAGCTTCTCCTAAGCGGGGGTTTACGATATGACAACTTCAGCTATGAGGTGGGCGATTATGAGCTAGCCTTTGCCGCACCTGGAATTCGACGCGGTGGCAGCGCAGACAATAGCGGCATCTCCTTCAACACAGGCATTGTCTACAAAATCACGCCCCAAACAAGTGTGTTTGCTAGCTTTGCTCAAGGATTTTCACTGCCAGATTTAGGAACCGCCTTCAGCAGTGTTGCCCCCAGAGCTAGCATTCGCGGTTCCAACCTGCTAGAACCCCAAAAAGTAGACAGCTTCGAGTTGGGAATTCGCGGCAATTGGGGAACCGTTCAGGCTTCTCTGGCAGGCTTCTACAGCACCTCTGATCTTGGTGCAACTGTACGAATTCTACCGGACGGTACCACCGAGCTACAGCGTGCTCCCCAACGCAACTATGGACTGGAAGCAACATTAGACTGGCAGCCAACTCCAAAGTGGAGCTTGGGTAGCACTCTCACTTGGAGCGAGGGCGAAAATGATACCAATAATGACGATGATTTTCTGGCATTGAGTTCTTTGCAGGTGCCGCCCTTGAAACTATCATTCTATGTGGAAAATGAAACGCTCCCGAACTGGCGCAATCGCTTGCAGCTACTTCTGGTAGGGAATCGCGATCGAGCATTTGACGATCGCATTGATCCATTCAGGATAGAAAGCTATACTACTGTGGATTTTCTCAGCAGCCTCAAGCTCGGTCAAGGCACACTAGAACTGGGGGTTGAAAATCTGTTGGATAATCAATACCTGCCACTCAGCAGCCAGGAGCGCACGGGACTGTTAGAGAACTTGCGATTTGCAAGCAGAGGACGAACGATCTTTCTCCGCTATGCCATTACATTCTAG
- a CDS encoding putative iron(III) dicitrate ABC transporter (similar to AA sequence:cyanobase_aa:AM1_3357) — protein MVCWLAACTGSLPWISSPTATLPPGTPTQSIAHAMGKTEVPVQPKRVIVLDTAPLDAAIALGVKPVGSIVPERFPDYLGDRVQGIEVIGKTNEPNLEAVARLQPDLILGNKIGLDRLYRRLSEIAPTVMAEGSGRSGEWKDNVRFYATALGRSAAADKLLQDYQQRADTLKQQIQQQFPNSPVVSVIATGTGQIGAYTTRSFSGAVLQDLGLTRPPAQAAGQRWAIQVAREDLKTLDGDVIFLIESSFTPNSLTIDQFKSDPLFSRLNAVKQGRVYAVDAEVWTAGRSILAANQILQEVSQSLLARKPGT, from the coding sequence ATGGTGTGCTGGCTGGCTGCTTGCACAGGTAGTCTGCCCTGGATAAGTAGCCCCACTGCAACTTTGCCCCCCGGAACGCCAACGCAATCAATCGCTCACGCGATGGGTAAAACCGAAGTACCAGTGCAGCCCAAGCGAGTGATTGTACTGGATACGGCTCCGTTGGATGCCGCGATCGCTCTTGGAGTAAAACCTGTTGGCTCGATTGTGCCAGAGCGATTTCCTGACTATTTGGGCGATCGCGTTCAAGGCATTGAAGTGATTGGAAAGACAAATGAGCCAAATTTAGAAGCAGTAGCGCGATTACAGCCTGATCTGATTTTGGGCAACAAAATTGGGCTGGACAGACTGTATCGGCGGCTGAGCGAAATTGCACCGACGGTCATGGCAGAAGGCAGCGGACGATCGGGCGAGTGGAAAGACAACGTTCGCTTTTATGCTACTGCCCTGGGTCGTTCCGCCGCCGCAGACAAGCTTCTTCAAGACTACCAACAGCGAGCCGACACTCTAAAGCAGCAAATCCAGCAGCAGTTCCCAAATTCTCCTGTGGTGTCTGTCATCGCAACGGGTACCGGACAAATCGGCGCGTACACAACTCGCAGCTTTTCGGGAGCGGTGTTACAGGATCTTGGATTGACGCGCCCTCCGGCTCAGGCAGCGGGTCAGCGATGGGCAATTCAAGTAGCGCGAGAAGACCTCAAGACTCTGGACGGGGATGTGATTTTTTTAATTGAGTCCTCGTTTACGCCCAATTCTCTAACGATCGACCAATTCAAGTCCGATCCATTGTTTTCGCGCTTGAATGCTGTCAAACAAGGGCGGGTGTATGCTGTGGATGCTGAGGTGTGGACGGCAGGACGCAGCATTCTGGCAGCAAATCAGATTTTACAGGAGGTGTCGCAGTCGTTGCTGGCGCGTAAACCTGGAACTTAG
- a CDS encoding major facilitator superfamily transporter (similar to AA sequence:cyanobase_aa:AM1_3390), with translation MKSEQQPSMRTFRTLWMSQIVSLLGSEMTTFALTIWVWEQTGQASPIALMVFFTRSPQVIAAAFAGVLVDTWDRKQLMLLGDLVAGLSTIGLLSLFLTQHLQVWHLYAIGAANGLFSYLQSLAHSASMAVLVPKQHYARASAMETIKSSSAYVFSPALAGMLYPSIGLIGILAIDLATFVIAVSTLLMIPIPQPTPDMAAGQTPLQTLTFGFRYIWQRSGLLSILLFLLSSNLFFSANFALTPALILARSGNSASTLATVQSVFGIGGLMGAILLSLWGGTTPRIHGLLLGAALSRVGLLLLSVGRGLTIWVIAAWITAFFVPFVGSANQAIWLAKVEPEVQGRVFAARYLIAQAASPLGFAIAGPLADYVFEPAMLPDGRLAGLLGGLFGTGAGAGIALQYALLAVCGFAIGLGGYGIHRLRDVETLIPDHDAAIG, from the coding sequence ATGAAATCTGAGCAACAACCCTCAATGCGGACGTTCAGAACCCTCTGGATGAGTCAGATTGTCTCACTCTTGGGGTCTGAAATGACTACGTTTGCGTTGACGATTTGGGTGTGGGAGCAGACGGGACAAGCCTCTCCGATCGCTTTGATGGTCTTTTTTACGCGATCACCCCAAGTCATTGCTGCCGCTTTCGCTGGAGTGCTGGTGGATACGTGGGATCGCAAGCAGTTGATGTTGTTAGGGGATCTTGTAGCAGGGTTGTCTACGATCGGGCTGTTGAGCTTGTTCCTGACTCAGCATTTACAAGTTTGGCATCTTTATGCGATCGGAGCCGCAAACGGGCTGTTCAGCTACCTTCAAAGTTTGGCTCACTCTGCTTCGATGGCAGTGCTAGTTCCGAAGCAACACTACGCCAGAGCTTCTGCGATGGAGACAATCAAAAGCTCCAGTGCTTATGTGTTTTCGCCCGCGTTGGCAGGAATGCTTTATCCGTCGATTGGGCTAATTGGAATTTTAGCGATCGACTTGGCAACCTTCGTGATTGCAGTTAGCACACTCCTGATGATCCCGATTCCCCAACCCACACCAGATATGGCTGCTGGTCAAACGCCCTTGCAAACATTGACGTTCGGTTTTCGCTATATTTGGCAGCGATCGGGTTTGCTTTCCATACTGCTGTTTCTACTAAGTTCTAATTTGTTTTTCAGTGCCAATTTTGCGTTAACGCCTGCTTTGATTCTGGCTCGCAGCGGCAACAGTGCGTCAACACTGGCAACAGTACAAAGCGTATTTGGCATAGGTGGGCTAATGGGAGCTATCTTGCTAAGTCTTTGGGGTGGAACGACTCCCCGCATTCATGGCTTATTACTCGGTGCAGCACTGAGTCGAGTGGGACTATTGCTACTCAGTGTGGGACGAGGACTCACGATTTGGGTCATTGCGGCATGGATTACGGCTTTTTTTGTTCCGTTTGTTGGCAGCGCTAATCAAGCCATTTGGCTGGCAAAGGTTGAACCAGAGGTACAGGGTCGAGTCTTTGCGGCTCGGTATCTGATTGCTCAAGCAGCGTCACCATTGGGGTTTGCGATCGCAGGTCCTTTGGCAGATTATGTATTTGAGCCTGCAATGCTGCCAGATGGACGGCTAGCAGGTTTGCTGGGTGGACTATTTGGCACTGGAGCCGGAGCAGGAATCGCCCTACAATATGCACTATTGGCAGTCTGTGGATTCGCGATCGGCTTGGGTGGATATGGCATCCACCGTTTGCGAGATGTGGAAACCCTTATTCCCGATCATGATGCGGCGATCGGATAG
- a CDS encoding hypothetical protein (conserved hypothetical protein;~similar to AA sequence:cyanobase_aa:AM1_A0159), which yields MTTLETLSNCQFCSVISKTNGEDPIGTAGNHEHWLILEAALPWSEKLMEEPAIKPLITLMKGLILEQQVKLRPIIIAPDREYSRAGYNRVFYYHQPTRLFTQFEKQEYWVPEADTTRLATALLQKIAGHPNELKAFQSYQIDSRHVRELLVCTHGNVDVACSRFGFPIYKTLRDKYAPASEGHLRVWRCSHFGGHQFAPTLIDLPQGQYWGHLEPDRLDLLVYRSGELSKLRSCYRGWSGLEKFAQMVEREIWMQEGWNWLDYRKAGQVLTSDPGGVSRYFYQLLKRIPSKRLQFLINQRSRKPNWAEIRIEFSSPDGTDTGAYEARVEVCGEVTSALQSGDRLKLQPVKQYRVSQLRRCDG from the coding sequence ATGACAACTCTAGAAACTCTCAGCAATTGTCAGTTTTGCTCTGTTATCTCTAAGACTAATGGGGAAGATCCGATCGGGACAGCGGGCAACCATGAACATTGGTTAATTCTTGAGGCAGCACTTCCCTGGTCAGAAAAACTGATGGAAGAACCTGCAATTAAGCCATTGATCACTCTGATGAAAGGATTGATTCTAGAGCAGCAAGTTAAACTACGTCCAATTATTATTGCGCCCGATCGTGAGTATTCTCGTGCTGGCTACAATCGCGTTTTCTACTACCATCAACCGACTCGTTTATTTACCCAATTTGAAAAGCAGGAATATTGGGTGCCAGAGGCAGACACCACTCGATTAGCAACGGCTTTACTGCAAAAGATTGCGGGTCATCCAAATGAGTTAAAAGCTTTTCAGTCGTACCAAATTGACAGCCGCCATGTCCGAGAATTATTGGTCTGCACTCATGGAAATGTGGATGTCGCTTGCTCCCGATTTGGCTTTCCAATCTATAAAACCTTGAGAGACAAGTATGCGCCTGCGTCTGAAGGACATCTGCGAGTCTGGCGCTGTAGTCACTTTGGCGGACATCAATTTGCGCCCACCTTAATTGATCTGCCGCAGGGACAGTACTGGGGACATCTTGAACCCGATCGATTGGATTTGTTGGTGTATCGATCCGGGGAACTCTCCAAGCTACGATCGTGCTATCGCGGCTGGTCTGGGTTAGAGAAATTTGCCCAAATGGTGGAACGAGAGATCTGGATGCAAGAAGGCTGGAACTGGCTGGATTATCGCAAAGCTGGACAAGTTCTAACCAGTGATCCAGGAGGAGTTAGCCGTTACTTCTATCAACTGCTCAAACGTATTCCTTCCAAACGATTGCAGTTTTTGATCAATCAGCGAAGCCGTAAACCAAATTGGGCAGAGATTCGGATTGAATTTAGCTCACCCGATGGCACAGACACAGGTGCTTATGAAGCGCGAGTTGAAGTGTGCGGAGAAGTCACCAGTGCCTTGCAATCGGGCGACCGCTTAAAGCTGCAACCTGTGAAGCAATATCGTGTCAGTCAATTGAGGCGCTGTGATGGTTGA